The bacterium genome contains a region encoding:
- the ccsA gene encoding cytochrome c biogenesis protein CcsA, translating into IVMPVAFLLIVSASLFPSKIEGQLIPALQSWWLTIHVTLACLGEGAFAVGFAAAVLYLFRGDKPSRYLPSKEALDVLEYRAVAIGFPLFTIGALVAGAIWAQKAWSVWWSWDPKETASLVVFLIAAAYLHARRLAGWRGKRAAILAALIFVSAVLTLFANLIFGGLHSYGV; encoded by the coding sequence ATCGTGATGCCGGTGGCGTTCCTGTTGATAGTGTCGGCGTCGCTGTTCCCGTCCAAGATCGAGGGGCAACTCATCCCGGCGCTGCAGTCGTGGTGGTTGACGATTCACGTGACGCTGGCGTGCCTGGGCGAGGGGGCGTTCGCGGTGGGGTTCGCGGCGGCCGTACTGTACCTCTTCCGCGGCGACAAGCCGAGCAGGTACTTGCCCTCCAAGGAAGCGCTCGACGTCCTCGAGTACCGCGCCGTCGCCATCGGCTTTCCGCTGTTCACCATCGGCGCGCTGGTCGCGGGCGCGATATGGGCGCAGAAGGCGTGGTCGGTGTGGTGGAGTTGGGACCCGAAGGAAACGGCCTCGCTGGTCGTCTTCCTTATCGCCGCGGCGTACCTGCACGCCCGCCGCCTGGCCGGTTGGCGCGGCAAGCGGGCGGCTATTCTGGCGGCGCTCATCTTCGTATCGGCGGTGTTGACGCTCTTCGCGAACCTCATCTTCGGCGGCCTGCACTCGTACGGGGTCTGA